From Penicillium psychrofluorescens genome assembly, chromosome: 1, one genomic window encodes:
- a CDS encoding uncharacterized protein (ID:PFLUO_000600-T1.cds;~source:funannotate), which yields MTTTFSSLPVVDVGPLGSPAGATDAELSALSQRLYDVFATTGFAYLTNVPLSFSHAEVFQMSRDFFALPTEEKMKLAKRSFRPNDNLKEGFEMGPAKIIEAKSVDPSSKFNLAETNVWPDEKVFTSRNKLEKLYVELQSLASKLLSLLAMSLGKPADFFAPYLVDSLSTLRLLHYPAVASAASGSRSATQDEVKLSCTQHTDSGILTLLHQDSTGGLEVCNSSGDWVAAPYIPESLVVNIGDLMAKVSGGRFIATMHRVRAPEPSSSAAVVSNQQNGETRALGRISVPFFFEPGENCLVRSVDAEEGFVVYGEHVRTKMKTWVEFQDDDDN from the exons ATGACAACCACCTTCTCGTCTCTGCCCGTAGTTGACGTTGGCCCTCTGGGCTCACCAGCTGGCGCTACTGACGCGGAGCTGTCGGCCCTCAGCCAGCGACTATATGATGTATTCGCCACGACGGGGTTCGCCTATCTGACGAACGTGCCTTTGAGTTTCAGCCATGCAGAGGTGTTCCAGATGTCACGCGATTTCTTTGCACTGCCaaccgaggagaagatgaagctTGCCAAGCGCTCGTTTCGAC CAAACGACAATCTCAAAGAGGGTTTCGAAATGGGGCCCGCAAAAATCATCGAAGCGAAATCTGTCGATCCATCGTCCAAGTTCAACCTGGCCGAGACGAACGTCTGGCCAGATGAGAAGGTATTCACTTCTCGGAAtaagctggagaagctgtaCGTCGAGCTGCAGAGTCTCGCATCTAAACTTCTGTCTCTGCTGGCCATGTCGTTGGGAAAACCCGCGGACTTCTTCGCCCCGTACTTGGTGGACTCACTGAGCACCCTGCGGCTGCTCCACTATCCCGCCGTGGCGTCTGCCGCGTCGGGCTCAAGGTCCGCTACTCAGGATGAAGTGAAACTCAGTTGTACTCAGCACACGGACAGCGGGATCTTGACTCTGCTGCACCAGGACTCCACCGGCGGCCTGGAAGTTTGCAACTCGTCCGGCGATTGGGTTGCTGCGCCGTATATCCCGGAGTCTCTCGTAGTCAACATCGGAGATCTGATGGCGAAGGTCTCTGGAGGCCGATTCATTGCTACCATGCACCGCGTTCGTGCTCCCGAGCCAAGCTCGTCAGCTGCGGTTGTTAGCAACCAGCAGAACGGTGAGACACGGGCTTTGGGACGAATCAGTgttcctttcttcttcgagccGGGCGAAAACTGTTTGGTACGGTCTgtggatgccgaggaaggCTTCGTCGTCTACGGCGAGCATGTgcggacgaagatgaagacgtGGGTTGAGTTccaggatgatgatgataacTAG
- a CDS encoding uncharacterized protein (ID:PFLUO_000602-T1.cds;~source:funannotate), protein MAPFKVIIVGGSVAGMALANMLERYGIDFIVLEKLSVIAPQLGASIAILPNGQRILQQLGCLDAATQQGGPSDTFSNYDDETKNWIKTEGIGNMMMKIFGYKLWFLDRQQLIQTLFDNLRDKSRVLTSCPVVKIEWSGTGVAVETADATVHHGDLVVGADGIHSRVVQEMQRLGDIDTPGTDLLGRDKAISCTYRCIFGISKDTDGKVRTQFSRSYRHHRSYLFADGPKGRWYWFAFFKNDEKTHGLSIPRYTDEDKEKLAAMYKDDILQPGLTFGDAYRDQIFSTLVPLEEGILKTCFYKRIVLTGDAWHKIHPLTGQGGNNAMVSGAYLANKLKELISKDAVVKDAELQAAFREYSRVRGQLVKQTMQASHAMQRMESFDTPVLKFIQQKLVSKMPVDGILARFPPAFTTASSLKYIPLPSNPGTFPFDDEIKMKLGDRAMRWNIFWISLLAINVWIHRTCFQYVGETQPQASHLSNPFLVSKFGEVFSWVFDEDQSWNDKFYYHSLIAATMSTICIESYRQSFLLKAVSR, encoded by the exons ATGGCTCCCTtcaaagtcatcatcgtcggcggcagcGTCGCTGGCATGGCGCTGGCGAACATGCTCGAGCGGTACGGGATTGACTTTATCGTGCTGGAAAAACTCTCCGTGATTGCGCCGCAGTTGGGCGCGAGTATTGCGATTCTGCCCAATGGTCAGCGCATTCTTCAACAGCTGGGGTGCCTTGACGCGGCCACCCAACAGGGCGGACCATCCGACACCTTTTCGAACTATGATGACGAGACAAAGAATTGGATTAAAACTGAGGGAATAGGCAATATGATGATGAAAAT ATTCGGGTACAAGCTTTGGTTTCTGGATCGGCAACAGTTGATTCAGACATTATTCGATAACCTGCGGGATAAGTCTCGGGTTTTGACGTCTTGCCCTGTGGTGAAGATTGAATGGTCGGGCACCGGTGTCGCTGTTGAGACCGCAGATGCCACTGTACACCATGGCGACCTGGTTGTCGGCGCAGATGGAATACACAGTCGTGTGGTACAGGAGATGCAGCGCCTCGGCGACATTGATACTCCAGGAACTGACCTTCTAGGTCGAGATAAAG CAATCTCTTGCACCTATCGATGCATCTTCGGCATATCCAAAGATACAGACGGAAAAGTCCGCACCCAGTTTTCAAGGTCCTACAGACACCACCGGAGCTACCTGTTCGCAGACGGACCGAAAGGTAGGTGGTATTGGTTTGCCTTCTTCAAAAACGATGAGAAGACACACGGCCTCTCTATTCCTCGCTACACCGATGAAGACAAAGAGAAGCTGGCTGCCATGTACAAAGACGATATTTTGCAGCCTGGCCTTACATTTGGGGACGCGTACAGGGACCAGATTTTTTCAACCTTGGTGCCACTTGAGGAAGGCATTTTGAAAACATGCTTTTACAAGAGAATTGTTTTGACGGGTGATGCCTGGCACAAG ATTCATCCCCTGACTGGGCAAGGAGGAAACAACGCAATGGTTTCCGGAGCGTACTTGGCGAACAAGCTCAAAGAACTCATAAGTAAAGACGCTGTTGTAAAGGATGCCGAGCTCCAGGCCGCATTCCGCGAATACAGTCGTGTCCGAGGACAGCTGGTTAAACAGACGATGCAGGCTTCTCATGCGATGCAGCGAATGGAGTCTTTTGATACCCCGGTATTGAAATTCATTCAGCAGAAACTTGTCAGTAAAATGCCGGTTGATGGGATTCTAGCCCGATTCCCGCCAGCATTCACAACTGCTTCGTCGTTGAAATACATCCCGCTTCCTTCGAACCCGGGAACTTTTCCTTTCGACGACGAGATCAAGATGAAGTTGGGGGACCGCGCCATGCGTTGGAATATATTTTGGATATCCTTGTTGGCCATCAACGTGTGGATCCATCGTACCTGCTTTCAATATGTGGGAGAGACACAGCCACAAGCTTCACACCTATCCAATCCATTTCTGGTATCAAAATTCGGCGAGGTTTTCTCATGGGTGTTCGACGAAGATCAGTCCTGGAATGATAAATTCTATTACCATTCTTTAATTGCGGCAACTATGAGCACAATTTGCATTGAATCTTATCGACAGTCCTTTTTGTTGAAGGCAGTGAGCAGGTAA
- a CDS encoding uncharacterized protein (ID:PFLUO_000603-T1.cds;~source:funannotate): MATVAMDEVSPAKLKILMIHGYTETGESFRADIPGLEAALQKSFPAAPTPGFHPAYPGGAELVYPTGTWRLKPTDWARYIPGTDPGYGWFYKVTDDDEFPGLLDGLQRLGDLMRTQGPFAGVIGYSQGGFLTGLIASMLEPGREEIFEKVAIESGGIPFPASFKGVEPIKFAISCCGFAGLSPRYKAFYSPKISAPLLHVNGRLDDIVYDKRSRTLIDATTGTEEEKVLIHPGGHTVPTTKLYTDAMIMFIRGKLAE, from the exons atggcaacCGTTGCGATGGATGAAGTGTCTCCTGCAAAGTTGAAGATTCTTATGATTCATG GCTACACTGAGACTGGCGAATCTTTCCGCGCCGATATTCCTGGATTGGAGGCAGCTCTCCAGAAATCATTTCCCGCTGCACCGACACCTGGCTTCCATCCAGCTTATCCAGGAGGCGCAGAACTTGTCTACCCAACTGGCACCTGGAGACTCAAACCTACCGATTGGGCACGCTACATACCGGGGACTGACCCCGGGTATGGATGGTTTTACAAAGTCACTGACGACGACGAATTTCCGGGATTGCTCGATGGACTGCAGCGACTTGGTGATCTGATGCGTACTCAAGGGCCGTTTGCCGGTGTTATAGGGTATTCCCAGGGTGGGTTCTTGACGGGGCTTATTGCAAGTATGCTAGAACCtggcagagaagaaatcTTTGAGAAGGTCGCAATCGAAAGCGGGGGAATCCCATTCCCTGCTTCATTTAAAGGAGTTGAGCCAATCAAGTTCGCAATTAGTTGCTGCGGGTTTGCTGGGTTGAGCCCGCGATACAAAGCTTTTTATTCTCCCAAGATATCCGCACCCCTGCTCCATGTGAATGGCAGATTGGATGACATCGTGTACGACAAAAGAAGTCGCACTCTGATCGATGCGACGACCGgcaccgaggaggagaaagtgcTCATTCATCCTGGTGGACACACTGTGCCAACTACCAAGCTGTACACGGACGCAATGATCATGTTTATTAGGGGCAAACTCGCAGAATAA
- a CDS encoding uncharacterized protein (ID:PFLUO_000599-T1.cds;~source:funannotate), with amino-acid sequence MRVLCLHGKGTSGTIFRSQTSSFRAHLSDEDIEFDWVDGPYPTGPAAGIDVFYGPPYFSFCDGNSLEAIRASYTWLSEYIAKNGPYDAALMFSQGCWLGSSALLLHQDETPDLPPPFKAAIFVCGGPSLFVLEELGFHVSAKALERDDDSRRALESQADSSAIQRQGADRWTGLSSLGAGVSVEELQKEITCPFRISIPTVHVYGSKDPRYASGVHLSGICDPEKRRDFDHGGGHEIPRTDFVSRTIAESIRWAIAQGTAKG; translated from the exons ATGCGAGTACTTTGTCTACACGGAAAGGGCACCAGTGGTACTATTTTCAGGTCTCAAACGT CCTCCTTCCGTGCCCATCTTTCCGATGAAGACATAGAGTTTGACTGGGTGGACGGACCATATCCGACCGGCCCAGCCGCAGGTATTGATGTCTTCTACGGGCCTCCATACTTTTCATTCTGCGATGGCAACTCATTGGAAGCCATTCGCGCGAGCTACACCTGGCTATCCGAGTATATTGCCAAGAACGGCCCGTATGATGCCGCACTTATGTTCTCACAAGGCTGCTGGCTTGGATCAAGTGCACTACTCTTGCACCAGGATGAGACCCCGGATTTGCCACCGCCTTTCAAGgcggccatcttcgtctgcgGCGGTCCTTCTTTGTTTGTcctcgaagagctgggatTCCATGTCTCTGCCAAAGCACTCGAGCGCGACGATGATTCGCGGCGTGCTTTAGAATCACAGGCCGACTCTTCTGCTATTCAGAGACAAGGTGCGGACCGCTGGACCGGCCTGAGTTCACTCGGTGCCGGTGTCTCTGTGGAGGAATTGCAGAAAGAGATCACCTGCCCATTCCGCATTTCTATTCCAACCGTGCATGTCTACGGATCCAAAGACCCGCGCTATGCCTCTGGCGTACACCTTTCTGGTATATGCGACCCAGAGAAGCGTCGTGATTTTGATCATGGCGGCGGCCATGAGATTCCCAGAACGGACTTTGTGAGTAGAACTATTGCAGAGTCGATTCGTTGGGCTATTGCACAGGGAACTGCTAAAGGGTAG
- a CDS encoding uncharacterized protein (ID:PFLUO_000597-T1.cds;~source:funannotate), whose translation MNTDITEKQTSAAEVEEAQPASTGGPVYDVDEKVDYDRSGAIDAEKVEHDMTVLQAVKAYPAASWWAFVMSSTIIMESYCVFLMGQFIATKKFTEDFGVYSEKTHKYIIEASWQSAFQCSGPLGAFIGVFIAGPITSVIGYRWATIGGLMFLNAFIFVFYFGNSNGMFFASQILEGIPWGIFIANAPAYCSEIVPMRLRAPATQMLQMFWAIGSIIVGGITYHYQSKTDSSAYRVPIALQWMFPTPLAILLFLAPESPWWLVRKGRLAEAEKAVKRLGRASANDNPADAVAMMRRTIELEKSEKKPSLVELWKGTDCYRTLIVCGVYASQNLTGNLIANQAVFFFKQAGMADNTAFALGLITSALQWIMVMLSWVLTTYLGRRTIYVYGQFINCGFLIVLGIAASVGGGTAASNAQASLGLIVSVLFCLGPAPASWVIIGETSSVRLRPLTTGIGRGAYYLVNIPCIFLSSYMLNSDKWDLGGKSGYVWAATALICTVMAWQWIPEMKHRSFREIDILFQRRVPARKWKKMVVDIRDDE comes from the exons ATGAATACCGATATCACAGAGAAGCAGACTTCAGCGgcggaggtcgaggaggcgCAGCCTGCCTCCACGGGCGGACCTGTTTACGATGTCGACGAGAAGGTCGACTACGACAGATCGGGCGCCATCGATGCCGAGAAGGTCGAACATGATATGACAGTGCTCCAGGCTGTCAAGGCCTATCCCGCTGCCAGCTGGTGGGCATTCGTGATGTCATCCACTATT ATCATGGAGTCGTACTGTGTTTTCTTAATGGGACAGTTCATAGCCACCAAAAAATTCACCGAGGATTTTGGTGTATACAGCGAAAAAACACATAAGTATATCATCGAAGCTTCATGGCAGTCGGCATTCCAGTGTAGCGGGCCACTCGGTGCCTTCATCGGTGTATTCATCGCAGGTCCTATTACCAGTGTGATCGGATATCGATGGGCAACCATTGGCGGTCTCATGTTCTTGAACGcgttcatcttcgtcttctaTTTCGGCAACAGCAACGGGATGTTTTTCGCGTCCCAGATCCTGGAAGGCATCCCGTGGGGCATTTTTATCGCCAATGCACCCGCCTACTGTTCCGAAATTGTGCCAATGAGATTGAGAGCTCCAGCGACGCAGATGTTGCAGATGTTCTGGGCGATTGGGTCGATCATAGTCGGCGGTATCACTTACCACTACCAATCCAAGACAGACTCGTCAGCGTACAG AGTTCCCATTGCACTCCAGTGGATGTTTCCTACTCCCCTCGCTATCCTACTCTTCCTTGCGCCTGAATCGCCCTGGTGGCTCGTACGAAAGGGCCGTCTGGCTGAGGCAGAGAAGGCTGTCAAACGCCTTGGACGCGCGAGTGCAAATGATAATCCCGCTGACGCAGTCGCCATGATGCGTCGCACGATCGAACTCGAGAAGTCTGAAAAGAAGCCCAGTCTCGTTGAACTGTGGAAAGGCACCGATTGCTACCGCACATTGATTGTGTGCGGTGTGTACGCATCTCAGAATCTGACGGGCAACCTGATTGCTAACCAAGcggttttctttttcaaac AGGCCGGCATGGCAGACAACACCGCATTTGCACTTGGTCTCATCACTTCTGCCCTCCAGTGGATCATGGTCATGCTCTCTTGGGTCCTCACCACATACCTCGGCCGACGCACCATCTATGTCTATGGTCAATTCATCAACTGTGGATTCTTGATCGTGCTCGGTATTGCGGCCTCAGTTGGCGGAGGTACCGCGGCTAGCAATGCGCAAGCATCACTTGGCTTGATCGTCTCCGTCCTGTTCTGCTTGGGACCCGCCCCTGCCTCATGggtcatcatcggcgagaCATCTTCCGTTCGTCTCAGGCCACTGACAACTGGTATTGGACGAGGTGCCTACTACTTGGTCAATATTCCTTGCATCTTCCTTTCCAGCTACATGCTCAACTCTGATAAGTGGGACCTGGGCGGCAAGAGTGGTTACGTCTGGGCCGCTACCGCCTTGATCTGCACCGTCATGGCTTGGCAATGGATTCCAGAGATGAAGCACAGGTCCTTCCGTGAGATCGACATTCTGTTCCAGCGTCGTGTGCCGGCTCgcaagtggaagaagatggtcgTCGATATCCGCGACGATGAGTAG
- a CDS encoding uncharacterized protein (ID:PFLUO_000601-T1.cds;~source:funannotate) produces MGVELQGSGRGEPPMNPKLAVPLFVAAGFVTSLFLWRTVIRIRHRRRSQQANQMDDQSQLSRTSPVNASLKKHLLYAPIWGTRHNREFRLFNHLHMGSLPLRLELIFLLVYLALNFTFVVVTVDWWEEFPKKMFQFKYAAGHLAVMNTPGLVLSAGRNNPLVPLLGISFDTFNFMHRWVGRVIAVNAVIHMSSVLANQAYLHGTEYIVYTIWQTPFYIYGLVALLGFVFIFFQSLSPVRHSFYELFLHLHIALAIVAFVALWYHLKNLLQQRVLMGTLILWGLDRVSRLGILIWRNCGKQRTTATVEALPGGVARVDVAISRAWNFYPGQHMYLYMPLLGLWTSHPFTVAWKSTGTNTRNMNEKRNSSDSIVALLGGSQTTTMSVLIKGQHGFTKKLLRKVEESPEGKIKAMALVEGPFGGLHSLSSYGTLLLVAGGIGITHSMSYLHEAIINSTSNRMVTREIHLVWMIRSLDHLSWIQTWMTDILEHPSLHKRIDSNGCTYFQFPTLMFSIEVHVTAHKESFEEYIPHPETPWTQCAPPSVPVSIHHGKPCFRSLLENKKARQVGAMAVSVCGPGGLGDSVRAAVRDVQGEKTVDLFEEAFQW; encoded by the exons ATGGGTGTCGAACTCCAGGGCAGCGGGCGAGGTGAACCGCCCATGAACCCCAAATTGGCGGTGCCTCTTTTCGTTGCTGCAGGCTTCGTGACTAGTTTGTTCCTCTGGCGAACTGTTATTCGCATCCGACACCGTCGACGATCACAACAGGCCAACCAGATGGACGACCAGAGTCAGCTTTCCCGAACAAGCCCTGTCAATGCAAGCCTCAAGAAGCACCTTCTTTACGCACCAATCTGGGGCACCCGCCACAATCGCGAGTTCCGATTGTTCAATCATCTACATATGGGATCTCTGCCCTTGCGGCTGGAGTTGATTTTCTTGCTTGTCTACCTCGCCCTGAATTTTACATTTGTCGTTGTGACTGTCGACTGGTGGGAGGAGTTCCCCAAGAAAATGTTCCAGTTCAAGTATGCCGCGGGCCATCTGGCTGTGATGAACACTCCCGGACTGGTACTCAGCGCGGGCCGGAACAATCCCTTGGTGCCACTTCTGGGGATCTCCTTCGATACCTTTAACTTCATGCATCGCTGGGTGGGCAGAGTTATTGCTGTCAACGCGGTGATTCATATGAGCAGCGTTCTGGCAAACCAAGCCTATTTGC ATGGCACGGAATACATTGTCTACACGATTTGGCAGACGCCTTTCTATATATACGGGCTTGTG GCCCTTCTCGGAtttgtttttattttctttcaATCATTGTCGCCGGTTCGACACTCGTTCTACGagctttttcttcatttgCATATCGCCCTAGCGATTGTGGCCTTTGTTGCGCTGTGGTATCATCTGAAAAATCTATTGCAACAGCGTGTCTTGATGGGTACATTGATTCTTTGGGGTCTTGAT CGCGTTAGTCGTCTAGGAATCCTGATATGGAGAAACTGTGGCAAGCAGCGGACAACAGCCACAGTTGAAGCCCTGCCAGGAGGAGTTGCTCGCGTCGATGTTGCCATATCGCGAGCCTGGAACTTCTACCCCGGTCAGCACATGTACCTGTACATGCCCCTTCTGGGCCTATGGACCTCGCATCCTTTTACAGTTGCGTGGAAATCTACTGGGACCAACACGAGAAACATGAATGAAAAGCGAAACTCCAGTGATTCCATTGTGGCTCTTCTTGGGGGCTCTCAAACGACTACCATGTCTGTTTTGATCAAAGGACAGCATGGTTTCACGAAGAAGCTCCTCCGAAAAGTCGAAGAATCACCCGAGGGAAAAATTAAGGCTATGGCACTGGTGGAAGGCCCGTTTG GCGGCCTTCATTCACTCTCGTCTTACGGAACCTTGCTTCTGGTGGCCGGGGGCATCGGTATAACTCACTCGATGTCATATCTGCATGAAGCCATCATTAATTCGACCTCGAACCGCATGGTCACCCGGGAAATCCACTTGGTCTGGATGATTCGCAGTTTAG ATCATCTTTCCTGGATCCAGACATGGATGACCGACATCCTCGAACACCCCTCCTTACACAAGCGAATCGACTCCAACGGATGCACATATTTCCAGTTCCCAACCTTGATGTTCTCAATTGAAGTCCATGTTACGGCTCACAAGGAGAGTTTTGAGGAGTACATCCCTCACCCGGAGACACCATGGACACAATGCGCACCGCCTAGCGTTCCAGTCAGTATCCATCACGGCAAACCCTGCTTTCGATCTCTGTTGGAGAATAAGAAGGCGAGGCAAGTTGGTGCGATGGCTGTCAGTGTTTGCGGCCCTGGTGGTCTTGGGGATAGTGTGCGCGCAGCTGTTCGGGATGTCCAGGGAGAGAAAACCGTTGATTTGTTTGAGGAGGCCTTTCAATGGTAG
- a CDS encoding uncharacterized protein (ID:PFLUO_000598-T1.cds;~source:funannotate), translated as MPTQKAIVVTEPKKASLVTDRPIPTLRDDYLLVKNVSVGLNPTDWKHVAFLAPPGVLVGCDYSGVVEAVGKDVRKKFSKGERVAGFAHGANAVQPEDGAFAEYIVVKGDTAIRTPANLSFQEAATLGVGISTVGQALYQSLKLALPTNPIKDQTPLLIYGGSTATGALAIQFAKLSGYKVITTCSQHNFDLVRRLGADVVYDYKDPNSANEIRKYTNNNLKFVFDCISLEASAKFCDNAMSTEGGEYTALLPVNIARQNVNDRFTLAYSIIGEAFEYGTMPVPAKPEDKAFMESFLPIAESLLAEGKVKVHTPKVGKDGLKGVLEGLELLKADKVSGEKLVYNVEETP; from the coding sequence ATGCCTACCCAGAAAGCCATTGTCGTCACTGAGCCCAAGAAGGCGAGTCTTGTCACTGACAGACCCATCCCTACTCTCCGGGACGACTATCTTCTCGTCAAAAATGTGAGCGTGGGCTTGAACCCAACAGACTGGAAGCATGTTGCTTTCCTAGCTCCTCCCGGTGTCCTGGTCGGCTGTGACTACTCTGGTGTTGTGGAAGCCGTCGGTAAAGATGTCCGTAAGAAATTCAGCAAGGGCGAACGCGTGGCCGGATTCGCACACGGTGCCAACGCGGTGCAGCCTGAAGACGGTGCTTTCGCCGAATACATCGTCGTCAAGGGTGATACCGCAATCAGAACTCCCGCGAACTTAAGCTTCCAGGAGGCCGCTACGCTCGGTGTCGGTATCAGCACTGTCGGCCAGGCCCTCTATCAAAGCCTCAAGCTAGCACTGCCTACGAATCCAATCAAGGATCAGACTCCCCTTCTCATCTATGGGGGATCTACTGCTACTGGAGCCCTCGCGATTCAGTTTGCCAAGCTGTCCGGCTACAAGGTTATTACGACTTGCTCCCAGCACAATTTCGATCTCGTCCGCCGGCTCGGCGCGGATGTGGTCTATGATTACAAAGACCCCAACTCGGCTAATGAGATCCGGAAGTACACCAACAACAATCTCAAGTTTGTCTTCGATTGTATCTCGCTTGAGGCCAGTGCCAAGTTTTGCGACAATGCTATGTCCACTGAGGGTGGCGAGTACACCGCGCTCTTGCCCGTGAACATTGCCCGACAAAACGTCAACGATCGTTTTACGCTGGCATACTCTATCATAGGCGAGGCGTTCGAATATGGCACTATGCCCGTCCCGGCTAAGCCGGAGGATAAGGCTTTCATGGAGAGCTTCTTGCCTATTGCCGAGTCGCTGTTGGCCGAAGGCAAGGTCAAAGTTCACACTCCCAAGGTCGGAAAAGATGGACTCAAGGGCGTCCTGGAGGGATTGGAATTGCTGAAGGCGGACAAGGTTAGCGGAGAAAAGCTGGTTTACAATGTGGAGGAGACTCCGTGA